Proteins encoded in a region of the Anopheles ziemanni chromosome 2, idAnoZiCoDA_A2_x.2, whole genome shotgun sequence genome:
- the LOC131280942 gene encoding immunoglobulin-binding protein 1, whose amino-acid sequence MSSIPAEIPLDRKLTEIFDEGYQMMNDPGDYNTPRASTEFQVKMKKCIGLFEDATRLVSLVGMFSSNESVEEIPTENLRYLLLPFYLGQMTQKLCNVDREQVVEVAEVYFKDFLSRCENYRLYEKADTESDSTRELSTLFPQAQSAQLQELNRLGHERNEKIRKYQEKKELENTIEQLRKLLEQRGETVDDETKREFYLKLLKSSIGTAQEELESIAKERQVLAFMKQRKDNNGDGAEPALPKQKFHPIPLKPIIITRDAVQKAVYGKGYPSLPTMTVAEFYEQRVAEGIFPDPEKMKEVNKNSLMNKVFQDNAAEQDKEDEANEKLEEQDDEEYLARQRAKDEFKDEHRRGEGNRYNRS is encoded by the exons atgagTTCGATACCGGCAGAAATACCGCTGGACCGCAAATTAACAGAAATTTTCGACGAAGGCTACCAAATGATGAATGACCCTGGGGATTACAACACTCCACGCGCTTCAACGGAATTTCAA GTAAAGATGAAGAAATGTATCGGATTATTCGAGGATGCTACTCGTCTTGTCAGCTTGGTGGGGATGTTTAGTAGCAATGAATCTGTCGAGGAAATTCCTACAGAAAACTTGCGCTACTTGCTGCTACCATTTTACCTCGGACAAATGACTCAAAAGCTGTGTAACGTTGACCGAGAGCAAGTAGTTGAGGTGGCCGAGGTTTATTTCAA agatTTCCTGTCGCGCTGTGAAAACTATCGCTTGTACGAGAAAGCGGATACCGAATCTGACTCCACCCGGGAACTATCCACACTATTTCCCCAAGCACAAAGTGCGCAACTCCAAGAACTAAATCGCTTGGGCCATGAGAGGAATGAAAAAATTCGTAAAtatcaagaaaaaaaggagctAGAAAATACGATTGAACAGCTTCGAAAGCTTTTGGAGCAGCGAGGCGAGACAGTGGACGATGAAACAAAGCGCGAGTTTTACCTGAAGCTGCTGAAATCTTCCATAGGAACTGCACAGGAAGAGCTCGAGAGTATTGCTAAGGAGCGGCAAGTTTTGGCATTCATGAAACAACGGAAGGATAACAATGGCGACGGTGCGGAACCTGCACTGCCGAAACAGAAATTCCATCCGATACCGCTCAAGCCAATAATTATCACAAGGGATGCGGTACAGAAGGCGGTATACGGTAAAGGTTATCCAAGCCTGCCTACTATGACGGTGGCCGAGTTTTACGAGCAGCGTGTCGCAGAAGGTATATTTCCGGATCCCGAAAAGATGAAGGAGGTCAACAAGAACTCGCTAATGAACAAGGTTTTCCAAGACAACGCAGCCGAACAGGACAAGGAAGATGAAGCGAATGAAAAGCTTGAAGAACAGGATGATGAGGAGTATTTGGCCCGGCAGCGGGCAAAGGATGAGTTCAAAGATGAACATAGGCGAGGCGAAGGCAATCGATATAATAGAAGCTAG